The following proteins are co-located in the Nerophis ophidion isolate RoL-2023_Sa linkage group LG04, RoL_Noph_v1.0, whole genome shotgun sequence genome:
- the LOC133551902 gene encoding core histone macro-H2A.1 isoform X1 yields MSSRGGKKKLTKTSRSTKAGVIFPVGRMLRYIKRGLPKYRIGVGAPVYLAAVLEYLTAEILELAGNAARDNKKGRVTPRHILLAIANDEELNQLLKGVTIAAGGVLPNIHPELLAKKRGAKGKLETPLSPAPEKKAKPAKKTAAKKPSRKKAAGKAKKQGEASKTASADSTTEGSLADSFTVLSTKSLFLGQKLNLIHSEVSNLAGFDVEGVINPTNAELDLKDDLGSALEKKGGKEFVEAVLELKKKNGPLDVAGALLSGGFGLPAKYVIHCNSPAWGSDKCEDLLEKTVKNCLALADDKKLKTVAFPSIGSGRNGFPKQTAAQLILKAISSYFVATMSSTIKTVYFVLFDSESIGIYVQEMAKLEAS; encoded by the exons ATGTCGAGCCGAGGCGGCAAGAAGAAGCTGACCAAGACCTCCCGGTCCACCAAGGCCGGCGTCATCTTCCCTGTGGGCCGCATGCTGCGATACATCAAGAGGGGGCTGCCCAAGTACCGCATCGGCGTGGGAGCGCCCGTCTACCTGGCGGCCGTCTTGGAGTATCTGACCG CTGAGATCCTGGAGCTGGCGGGAAATGCCGCCCGAGACAACAAGAAGGGTCGCGTGACCCCACGACATATCCTGCTGGCCATCGCCAATGACGAGGAACTCAACCAG CTGCTGAAGGGCGTGACCATCGCGGCCGGCGGCGTCCTGCCCAACATCCACCCCGAGCTTTTGGCCAAGAAGAGGGGCGCCAAAGGCAAACTGGAGACTCCTCTCTCGCCCGCCCCGGAGAAGAAAGCCAAGCCGGCCAAGAAGACGGCGGCCAAGAAGCCGAGCAGGAAGAAAGCGGCGGGAAAGGCCAAG AAACAAGGGGAGGCCAGCAAGACGGCGTCGGCCGACAGCACCACCGAGGGGTCTCTGGCAGACAGCTTCACCGTGCTCTCCACCAAGAGCCTCTTCCTGGGTCAGAAG CTCAACCTCATCCACAGTGAAGTCAGCAACTTGGCTGGCTTCGACGTGGAGGGGGTCATCAACCCCACCAACGCCGAACTTGATCTAAAAGATGACCTAG GCTCGGCCCTGGAGAAGAAAGGAGGGAAGGAGTTTGTGGAGGCTGTGCTGGAGCTGAAGAAGAAAAATGGACCCTTGGATGTGGCTGGTG CCTTGCTGAGCGGCGGCTTCGGTCTTCCCGCCAAGTACGTGATCCACTGCAACAGTCCAGCCTGGGGCTCGGACAAGTGTGAGGACCTCTTGGAGAAGACGGTGAAGAACTGCTTGGCTCTGGCAGACGACAAGAAGCTCAAGACTGTTGCCTTCCCCTCCATCGGCAGCGGAAG GAACGGCTTCCCCAAGCAGACGGCGGCCCAGCTGATCCTGAAGGCCATCTCCAGCTACTTCGTGGCCACCATGTCGTCCACCATCAAGACGGTCTACTTCGTGCTGTTCGACAGCGAGAGCATCGGCATCTACGTGCAGGAAATGGCCAAGCTGGAGGCCAGTTAG
- the LOC133551902 gene encoding core histone macro-H2A.1 isoform X2 produces MSSRGGKKKLTKTSRSTKAGVIFPVGRMLRYIKRGLPKYRIGVGAPVYLAAVLEYLTAEILELAGNAARDNKKGRVTPRHILLAIANDEELNQLLKGVTIAAGGVLPNIHPELLAKKRGAKGKLETPLSPAPEKKAKPAKKTAAKKPSRKKAAGKAKKQGEASKTASADSTTEGSLADSFTVLSTKSLFLGQKLQVVQADISIVESDAVIHPTNASLYTGGEVGSALEKKGGKEFVEAVLELKKKNGPLDVAGALLSGGFGLPAKYVIHCNSPAWGSDKCEDLLEKTVKNCLALADDKKLKTVAFPSIGSGRNGFPKQTAAQLILKAISSYFVATMSSTIKTVYFVLFDSESIGIYVQEMAKLEAS; encoded by the exons ATGTCGAGCCGAGGCGGCAAGAAGAAGCTGACCAAGACCTCCCGGTCCACCAAGGCCGGCGTCATCTTCCCTGTGGGCCGCATGCTGCGATACATCAAGAGGGGGCTGCCCAAGTACCGCATCGGCGTGGGAGCGCCCGTCTACCTGGCGGCCGTCTTGGAGTATCTGACCG CTGAGATCCTGGAGCTGGCGGGAAATGCCGCCCGAGACAACAAGAAGGGTCGCGTGACCCCACGACATATCCTGCTGGCCATCGCCAATGACGAGGAACTCAACCAG CTGCTGAAGGGCGTGACCATCGCGGCCGGCGGCGTCCTGCCCAACATCCACCCCGAGCTTTTGGCCAAGAAGAGGGGCGCCAAAGGCAAACTGGAGACTCCTCTCTCGCCCGCCCCGGAGAAGAAAGCCAAGCCGGCCAAGAAGACGGCGGCCAAGAAGCCGAGCAGGAAGAAAGCGGCGGGAAAGGCCAAG AAACAAGGGGAGGCCAGCAAGACGGCGTCGGCCGACAGCACCACCGAGGGGTCTCTGGCAGACAGCTTCACCGTGCTCTCCACCAAGAGCCTCTTCCTGGGTCAGAAG TTGCAAGTTGTCCAAGCTGACATTTCCATAGTGGAGAGCGACGCTGTCATTCACCCGACCAACGCGTCCCTCTATACGGGCGGGGAAGTAG GCTCGGCCCTGGAGAAGAAAGGAGGGAAGGAGTTTGTGGAGGCTGTGCTGGAGCTGAAGAAGAAAAATGGACCCTTGGATGTGGCTGGTG CCTTGCTGAGCGGCGGCTTCGGTCTTCCCGCCAAGTACGTGATCCACTGCAACAGTCCAGCCTGGGGCTCGGACAAGTGTGAGGACCTCTTGGAGAAGACGGTGAAGAACTGCTTGGCTCTGGCAGACGACAAGAAGCTCAAGACTGTTGCCTTCCCCTCCATCGGCAGCGGAAG GAACGGCTTCCCCAAGCAGACGGCGGCCCAGCTGATCCTGAAGGCCATCTCCAGCTACTTCGTGGCCACCATGTCGTCCACCATCAAGACGGTCTACTTCGTGCTGTTCGACAGCGAGAGCATCGGCATCTACGTGCAGGAAATGGCCAAGCTGGAGGCCAGTTAG
- the LOC133551902 gene encoding core histone macro-H2A.1 isoform X3: MSSRGGKKKLTKTSRSTKAGVIFPVGRMLRYIKRGLPKYRIGVGAPVYLAAVLEYLTAEILELAGNAARDNKKGRVTPRHILLAIANDEELNQLLKGVTIAAGGVLPNIHPELLAKKRGAKGKLETPLSPAPEKKAKPAKKTAAKKPSRKKAAGKAKKQGEASKTASADSTTEGSLADSFTVLSTKSLFLGQKARPWRRKEGRSLWRLCWS, encoded by the exons ATGTCGAGCCGAGGCGGCAAGAAGAAGCTGACCAAGACCTCCCGGTCCACCAAGGCCGGCGTCATCTTCCCTGTGGGCCGCATGCTGCGATACATCAAGAGGGGGCTGCCCAAGTACCGCATCGGCGTGGGAGCGCCCGTCTACCTGGCGGCCGTCTTGGAGTATCTGACCG CTGAGATCCTGGAGCTGGCGGGAAATGCCGCCCGAGACAACAAGAAGGGTCGCGTGACCCCACGACATATCCTGCTGGCCATCGCCAATGACGAGGAACTCAACCAG CTGCTGAAGGGCGTGACCATCGCGGCCGGCGGCGTCCTGCCCAACATCCACCCCGAGCTTTTGGCCAAGAAGAGGGGCGCCAAAGGCAAACTGGAGACTCCTCTCTCGCCCGCCCCGGAGAAGAAAGCCAAGCCGGCCAAGAAGACGGCGGCCAAGAAGCCGAGCAGGAAGAAAGCGGCGGGAAAGGCCAAG AAACAAGGGGAGGCCAGCAAGACGGCGTCGGCCGACAGCACCACCGAGGGGTCTCTGGCAGACAGCTTCACCGTGCTCTCCACCAAGAGCCTCTTCCTGGGTCAGAAG GCTCGGCCCTGGAGAAGAAAGGAGGGAAGGAGTTTGTGGAGGCTGTGCTGGAGCTGA